The Campylobacter concisus sequence GGGAAATATAAAAGAGCTTGAATATCTTAAAAACAACCCACTTGAAGAACTATTTAAAATGAGGAAAAAGTAGATGGAAAATAGAAATTCTTATACCATTGTTGGCATGTTTTTTATGGCTTGCCTTACAGCATTTGCGATATTTATCTGGTGGATGACTAGCAAAAATAATACAAAGGTTGATTTTAAAGAGTACTACATCCACACGACTGAGCTGCCAAGTGGATTAAAGGTCGATTCTACGGTTAAATTTATCGGTGTGCCAGCTGGAAGTGTTAGTGATATAAATTTTGTCGATGATAAAAATGCTCTTATAAACATCACAATGAAAATTAGAGAAGATCTGCCGATAAAAGCCGATAGCGTGGCAAGTATTGAAGTTCAGGCTATCAGCGGCGTTGCTAGTATAAATATAAGCCGTGGCACAAAAGACTTTACATCAGGTCAAAAGCCTATCTTGCAGCTTGAAGAGAGCCTCTTTTCAAAGCTTGGAAACAACGCTGAAAACATTACTTTAAAAATAAATCAAACACTTGATAAAGTCGATAACTTTTTCTCGCCTGAAAATATCGCTCACGTAGAGTCAGTCCTTAAAAATATCGATAAATTTACACAAGTTTTAACAGACGAAGAGGGACTAAGTGAGGTTGATAGTATCGTTAAAAATGTGAAAAATTTTACAGATACTTTAAACAAAACCGACACAAAAGAACTGGTTAAAAATTTAAACAGACTAATTTCAAATGCAAACCAAGTTTTTGTATCGGCAAATTCGGCTATCACCGGATATAATTCGTTGCAAGAGCTCATCTCTAAAAAGGCCAAAGATGGCGAATACGACCTTAGAAATACGGTTGGGCCGTTATTAAGAGAAGCGAGTGATTTTTTGAATGGATTTGACAAGACACTTCGTGAATTTAGAGGTGCGCTTCAAAGGCTTGAAGATAATCCTTACGAGTTTTTCTTCACAAATCCAGTGCCAAACGACAAAGGAGATAAAAAATGAGAAATTTAATCTTTCTAACGGCTACGCTTTTATTTCTTGGCTGCTCGCTAAAGACGGATGTGCCGCAAGCTACGATGTATGAAATCCACTATTCAAACAAAGAGTGCTCAGCTGAAAACAAGCAAAAAGAGCTAAAAAATGTCTTCATAGAAAACGTAAGCGCCCTTGATATGGTCGATACTAGAAAAATTTTGATCGTAGCTGAAAATAATAAAATCAGATACCTAAGCGATGCTAAATTTGTCTCTGAGCCAAGCGAAATGGTCTATAAATCTCTTGTAAAAGGGCTTTATTCAAATTGCGCTGCAAAGCCGATATTTTCGCCAAATGCAAAAGATCTTAGGCTAAAAGTTAGCATCATCTCACTTCAGATAAGAGGCGACAAGGCCGAAGTTTCACTAGCTTATGAGCTGTTTAATGCAAACACTTCGCTAAAATCTGGCATGATCACGAAAGAAATTTTTTGTCCAGATCCAAGCTCAAGTACTATTTTTGATACGATAAATAAGGCTACAAATTTAGCAATCGATACGCTAATCTCTGAAATAATCTCTTAAATTTTCTTGGCTGTAAATTTTAAATTTATAGCCAAAATAGCTTATTTTAAAGACCTTTTGTTATAATGTGAGCTTTAAAATACGGAGAATTGATGAAGAAAATTTTAATAATCGCAGATGGAACTTTTGCAAGAAATTTTTTAAACAGACTACTTGAAACAAAATCAAATTTACATCACTATATCGTTGTTTCAAGTGAGGATTACAGCCAAAAATCAAATTATGAAAATTTTACATTTTACCAGTTTGATCCAACTAGTCTTTCAAAGCTAAAAAGTATAAGCGATGGCTATTTTAGTCAGTTTTGTATAGTTTGCGATGATAAAAATGAGGCAGTTGCTGTTTATGAAAATTTAAGACAGATCAGCACAAAGACTGAGACTGTTTTTATGAGCTCATGGGAGCTTGATGAAAAATGTAAAGAAATATTTGCAAGCGATAAACACTTAAGCGTGGTTGATATCAGAGATATTGCAGCATCAAGGCTTATGGACTATTTACCAGATTTGCCGGTTTTAGCTGATAATATCGGACTTAGTGAGGGCGAGATCATGGAAGTTAAGGTGCCAATAGGTAGCTCTTATATGTATCGTCACATCAGCTCAGTAGCTCAAAAAAAATGGCGAATAGCCCTCATATATCGAGGCAGCGAGATCATCTTGCCAAAGCCAAATATAATGATACGGCCAAGCGATATACTGCTAATCGTTGGTGATCCAAATGTGCTTCAAAATGTTTACCGCTCGATCAAGCGTGAAAGTGGGCAGTTTCCAAGTCCATTTGGTAGCAACATCTATGTGCTGATCGATATGATCTCAATGGATAAAGAACGTGTTAGCAAGCTCATAAAGGATAGCTTGTATTTGCATTCAAAGCTAAATAATAAACGCCTTTTTTTTAGAGTGATAAATCCAACTTTAGGTGAAAATTTAGATACTTTAAAAGCGATAAAAGAGAAAAATATCATCGTTTTGATGGATTATTTTAATAGCGATAACAAATCTATAAAACATGACGTTTTAAAGCACGATATCGGCCTAATCTTAAGCGATGACAAATACTTTTTTAAATTTAAAAAGCTATTTTATGAGCTAAAACTTCCAGTGCTAAAAACGGGTAAAATTTTGCTCTCAAATATAAAAGAGGGTGTTATACTAGGCGATCAAAGTCAAGAAGTGGAGAATCAATCAGCTGTGATAACAGACTGCTGTGCACAGCTTGATTTGGAGATGAAATTTTACTATTTTGACAATAAACACAGCGACGATGAAGCGTTAAGAGAGCATTTTGAGAGCATTAGCGCACTATTTTCTAAGCGTATAAAGATAGAAAATCACAATCTTAAAAATCCGCTTGTAAAACTAAAAAATACAAAAGATTTGCTCCATTTTGTAATGTTTAGCAAAAGCGTGGCAAATGGTGGGACATTTGCCTTTTTGTCGACGAATTTAAATAGGCTTTATAAAAAATTAAGTCAAAATGCACAGCTTTTTGTGCCAGTAAGTGAGTAAAAAATGCAGATAAATTTAAATCTCAGAGAAAAGGCGTCAGTCTATAAAATTTATATAAATGAGCTTGAAAAGCTTGAGCTAAAAGGCAAGGTTGGCATCGTTACAAACGCTAAAGTAGCGGGGCTTCATCTTGAA is a genomic window containing:
- a CDS encoding MlaD family protein, with amino-acid sequence MENRNSYTIVGMFFMACLTAFAIFIWWMTSKNNTKVDFKEYYIHTTELPSGLKVDSTVKFIGVPAGSVSDINFVDDKNALINITMKIREDLPIKADSVASIEVQAISGVASINISRGTKDFTSGQKPILQLEESLFSKLGNNAENITLKINQTLDKVDNFFSPENIAHVESVLKNIDKFTQVLTDEEGLSEVDSIVKNVKNFTDTLNKTDTKELVKNLNRLISNANQVFVSANSAITGYNSLQELISKKAKDGEYDLRNTVGPLLREASDFLNGFDKTLREFRGALQRLEDNPYEFFFTNPVPNDKGDKK
- a CDS encoding ABC-type transport auxiliary lipoprotein family protein, encoding MRNLIFLTATLLFLGCSLKTDVPQATMYEIHYSNKECSAENKQKELKNVFIENVSALDMVDTRKILIVAENNKIRYLSDAKFVSEPSEMVYKSLVKGLYSNCAAKPIFSPNAKDLRLKVSIISLQIRGDKAEVSLAYELFNANTSLKSGMITKEIFCPDPSSSTIFDTINKATNLAIDTLISEIIS
- a CDS encoding COG3400 family protein gives rise to the protein MKKILIIADGTFARNFLNRLLETKSNLHHYIVVSSEDYSQKSNYENFTFYQFDPTSLSKLKSISDGYFSQFCIVCDDKNEAVAVYENLRQISTKTETVFMSSWELDEKCKEIFASDKHLSVVDIRDIAASRLMDYLPDLPVLADNIGLSEGEIMEVKVPIGSSYMYRHISSVAQKKWRIALIYRGSEIILPKPNIMIRPSDILLIVGDPNVLQNVYRSIKRESGQFPSPFGSNIYVLIDMISMDKERVSKLIKDSLYLHSKLNNKRLFFRVINPTLGENLDTLKAIKEKNIIVLMDYFNSDNKSIKHDVLKHDIGLILSDDKYFFKFKKLFYELKLPVLKTGKILLSNIKEGVILGDQSQEVENQSAVITDCCAQLDLEMKFYYFDNKHSDDEALREHFESISALFSKRIKIENHNLKNPLVKLKNTKDLLHFVMFSKSVANGGTFAFLSTNLNRLYKKLSQNAQLFVPVSE